The Faecalibacterium prausnitzii genome includes a window with the following:
- a CDS encoding helix-turn-helix transcriptional regulator: protein MNDIRAMIRERGLKQENVARALQITTNTLNKKLNGETEFRLCEAKTLAALLDTSVDALFFGDLGDQKENIIDAINTRLQKAAPDKVQLVWIFASGIIRA from the coding sequence ATGAACGATATTCGTGCTATGATTCGGGAACGCGGTCTGAAGCAGGAGAACGTGGCAAGAGCGCTGCAGATCACCACCAACACGCTGAATAAGAAGCTGAACGGGGAAACCGAGTTCCGGCTTTGCGAGGCCAAGACACTGGCAGCTCTGCTTGACACCAGCGTGGACGCACTGTTCTTTGGCGATCTGGGCGACCAGAAGGAGAACATAATCGACGCAATCAACACCCGTTTGCAGAAGGCGGCACCGGACAAAGTGCAGTTGGTGTGGATCTTCGCAAGCGGCATTATCAGAGCCTGA
- the dinD gene encoding DNA damage-inducible protein D — MMDSNQVLQLKAVFDGIVHTTEDGTEFWYARELQTVLGYNRWEYFDLAVKKAVTSAENSGCTVTDHFRGAPKMVQIGSGATREVADYMLTRYACYLIAQNGDPRKPEIAFAQAYFALQTRKQELIEQRISDLNRVQQRQQLRTSEKRLSQNIYERGVDDRGFARIRSKGDSALFGGRTTEEMKIQYGVKSGPLADVLPPVTLAAKNLATEMTNLNVEQKDLQGESSITHEHVQNNSSVRSMLLGRGIRPEDLPPEEDIKKLERRLKSEEKKLAKGKDVLK, encoded by the coding sequence ATGATGGACTCTAATCAGGTTCTACAGTTAAAAGCCGTTTTTGACGGGATTGTACATACCACAGAAGATGGTACGGAATTTTGGTATGCACGTGAGCTGCAAACGGTTTTAGGTTATAATCGCTGGGAATATTTTGACTTGGCTGTGAAAAAAGCTGTTACATCAGCAGAAAATTCAGGATGTACTGTAACAGACCATTTTCGGGGCGCCCCGAAAATGGTCCAAATCGGTAGCGGCGCAACGCGTGAAGTTGCAGATTATATGCTCACGCGGTATGCCTGCTATTTGATTGCCCAGAACGGTGATCCGCGAAAGCCTGAGATTGCTTTTGCACAGGCATACTTTGCCTTACAGACACGTAAGCAGGAACTAATTGAACAGCGCATTTCTGATTTGAATAGGGTGCAGCAGCGTCAGCAGCTGCGTACGTCTGAAAAACGGCTTTCTCAAAACATCTATGAACGTGGTGTAGATGACCGTGGTTTTGCACGGATTCGCTCAAAGGGCGACAGTGCACTGTTTGGCGGGCGGACAACAGAAGAAATGAAGATACAGTATGGAGTGAAGAGTGGACCGCTTGCGGATGTTCTCCCGCCTGTTACTCTGGCTGCAAAGAACCTTGCAACAGAGATGACAAACCTCAATGTTGAACAAAAAGATCTTCAGGGAGAAAGCTCTATCACGCATGAACATGTCCAAAACAATTCAAGTGTTCGTTCGATGCTTTTAGGTCGTGGTATTCGGCCTGAGGATCTTCCGCCAGAAGAGGACATTAAAAAGCTGGAACGCAGATTGAAGTCTGAAGAAAAGAAACTTGCCAAAGGGAAAGACGTTCTAAAATGA
- a CDS encoding SIS domain-containing protein, with protein MYNIDLANVKSIVADIVAKHNVENVAFVGCGASKAELYPAKYFLANCSKKLRVAHYTANEFNYDTPDWLGDTTVVITASLGGSTPETVKANSVAKAAGATVVSVTHAAGSALTKEADYTIVHGFEANYAAKLEKMGYVLALAVEILQQVEGFDKYDKMIEGLTNVFEAAENAANSARKSAKEFAEKYKDAPVVYVMSSGASMEVAYSTSICLMMEMQWVNSGSFHSGEFFHGPFEIVDKDVPFILLMNDGKTRPVDARALTFLHRFDALTTVVDAKDYGLGNAVDSSVITYFNPLMHTAVFRVYAEELSYVRQHPLTLRRYMWKLEY; from the coding sequence ATGTATAACATTGATCTGGCAAACGTCAAGTCCATCGTGGCAGACATCGTGGCAAAGCACAACGTGGAGAACGTGGCCTTTGTTGGCTGCGGCGCTTCCAAGGCAGAGCTGTACCCCGCAAAGTACTTCCTGGCAAACTGCAGCAAGAAGCTTCGTGTGGCACACTACACCGCCAACGAGTTCAACTACGATACCCCCGATTGGCTGGGCGACACCACCGTGGTCATCACCGCTTCTCTGGGCGGCAGCACCCCTGAGACCGTCAAGGCCAACAGCGTGGCAAAGGCCGCCGGTGCAACCGTTGTCAGCGTTACCCACGCTGCCGGTTCTGCCCTGACCAAGGAAGCTGACTACACCATCGTCCACGGCTTTGAGGCAAACTACGCCGCCAAGCTGGAAAAGATGGGCTACGTTCTGGCACTGGCTGTGGAGATCTTGCAGCAGGTGGAAGGCTTCGACAAGTACGACAAGATGATCGAGGGCCTGACCAACGTGTTCGAGGCTGCCGAGAACGCTGCCAACTCTGCCCGCAAGTCTGCCAAGGAGTTCGCTGAGAAGTACAAGGACGCTCCCGTCGTTTACGTCATGTCCAGCGGCGCTTCCATGGAGGTCGCTTACTCCACCTCCATCTGCCTGATGATGGAGATGCAGTGGGTCAACTCCGGCTCCTTCCACAGCGGCGAGTTCTTCCACGGCCCCTTCGAGATCGTGGACAAGGACGTGCCCTTCATCCTGCTGATGAACGACGGCAAGACCCGTCCCGTGGATGCCCGCGCACTGACCTTCCTGCACCGCTTCGATGCTCTGACCACCGTGGTGGATGCAAAGGATTACGGTCTGGGCAATGCTGTGGACAGCAGCGTCATCACCTACTTCAACCCGCTGATGCACACCGCTGTCTTCCGTGTCTATGCTGAGGAGCTGTCCTACGTCCGTCAGCATCCGCTGACCCTGCGCCGCTATATGTGGAAGCTGGAGTACTAA
- a CDS encoding sigma-70 family RNA polymerase sigma factor has translation MEQNRPKQTDQQATNAALAALAAAGNSFALGQLWEVNKGFVRRQLWQWYEKNKPVADSAGLSFDDLVQEGYFAVDYAAKHYNEEQGSFTTYLSYALLKQIRTATCGEHTRGVTTDDGRRVAVSANPLNECSSLDIRLDESDEGSSTKGETIEDPAATQAFQQAEDGVYTEELHTALETAMTQHLTEREATVLRSRYYDEKSLRAVGVELGVQAERVRQIEVKAIRKIKGLSSIQRWHDDVITTRAWRGTGWNAWNRYGSVQERTVEYWDEQVKKYEEHVRELVELYGISAII, from the coding sequence ATGGAGCAGAATCGACCAAAGCAGACCGACCAGCAGGCCACAAACGCAGCCCTTGCTGCTCTGGCAGCCGCCGGGAACAGCTTTGCACTGGGCCAGCTGTGGGAGGTCAACAAGGGCTTTGTACGGCGGCAGCTGTGGCAATGGTATGAGAAGAACAAGCCCGTTGCCGATAGTGCAGGCCTGTCTTTTGATGATCTTGTGCAGGAAGGTTATTTTGCGGTGGACTATGCTGCCAAGCACTACAACGAAGAACAGGGCAGTTTCACAACGTATTTGAGCTACGCACTGTTGAAGCAGATTCGCACCGCCACCTGTGGAGAGCACACACGGGGTGTCACCACCGATGACGGCAGGCGCGTGGCTGTATCTGCAAACCCACTGAACGAGTGCAGCAGTCTTGACATTCGTCTTGATGAATCGGACGAAGGCAGCAGCACCAAAGGGGAGACCATCGAAGACCCAGCGGCTACACAGGCGTTTCAACAGGCAGAGGATGGTGTTTACACCGAGGAGTTGCACACAGCCCTTGAAACAGCCATGACGCAACATCTGACCGAGCGGGAAGCAACTGTTTTACGCAGTCGTTACTATGACGAAAAGAGCCTCCGGGCCGTTGGCGTGGAACTTGGTGTACAGGCCGAGCGCGTGCGTCAGATCGAGGTTAAAGCAATCCGCAAAATAAAAGGCCTGTCCTCTATCCAGCGTTGGCATGATGATGTGATCACTACCAGAGCATGGCGCGGCACCGGCTGGAACGCATGGAACCGCTATGGCAGCGTTCAGGAACGCACGGTGGAATACTGGGACGAACAGGTGAAGAAATACGAGGAGCATGTGCGCGAGCTGGTCGAGTTGTACGGAATCTCTGCCATCATCTGA
- a CDS encoding HAD family hydrolase, with protein sequence MIEAVIFDMDGVLADTEYYYENRRKNFLLENGIPIPEGNFIGSNEKAIWEALVPNDPVRRQEMLMAYREYRKVRPTPYDKLTDPQAEPLMNALRSRGLKVAVASSSAAPDIMKMLTEGGLKAMVDFAFSGEDCAAHKPAPDIYLKALKALGLTADKAIAVEDSPTGIASAKAAGLKVLALKPRHGEPLDQSAADCIITQLMDVAEHLD encoded by the coding sequence ATGATTGAAGCAGTGATTTTTGATATGGATGGGGTGCTGGCGGATACGGAATACTACTACGAGAACCGCCGTAAAAACTTTCTGCTGGAAAACGGCATCCCTATCCCGGAGGGCAACTTCATCGGCTCCAACGAAAAAGCCATCTGGGAAGCGCTTGTTCCCAACGACCCTGTGCGCCGTCAGGAGATGCTGATGGCTTACCGGGAGTACCGCAAGGTTCGCCCCACCCCCTATGACAAGCTCACCGACCCGCAGGCAGAGCCACTGATGAATGCGCTCCGCAGCCGTGGGCTGAAGGTGGCGGTGGCGTCCTCCAGCGCAGCACCAGATATCATGAAGATGCTCACGGAGGGCGGGCTGAAAGCCATGGTGGATTTTGCTTTCAGCGGCGAGGACTGCGCCGCCCATAAGCCTGCGCCGGACATCTATCTCAAGGCGCTGAAGGCACTGGGGCTGACGGCAGACAAGGCCATTGCGGTGGAGGATTCTCCCACAGGCATTGCCTCCGCAAAGGCAGCAGGACTGAAGGTGCTGGCGCTGAAACCCCGCCACGGCGAGCCGCTGGACCAGTCCGCCGCAGACTGCATCATCACCCAGCTGATGGATGTGGCGGAGCACCTGGACTGA
- a CDS encoding type II toxin-antitoxin system MqsA family antitoxin, whose protein sequence is MTCPLCKGEMKPGTTIHTVQLKNCVVVIKNVPCLKCEQCGEVVLSADTVEKIEHILQTVEKAVAEITVVNFPDCAA, encoded by the coding sequence ATGACTTGCCCACTTTGCAAGGGCGAAATGAAACCCGGCACGACCATTCACACAGTTCAGCTGAAGAACTGTGTCGTGGTCATCAAGAATGTGCCCTGCCTGAAGTGTGAACAGTGCGGCGAGGTCGTTCTGTCAGCTGACACGGTGGAGAAGATAGAGCACATCTTGCAGACGGTCGAAAAGGCCGTGGCAGAGATCACCGTTGTGAACTTCCCTGACTGCGCGGCATAA
- a CDS encoding SHOCT domain-containing protein, which translates to MANTCPVCGGKLGLLNREKSADGLICAGCSSFFFSKLGFRAAKQPTDVLVAYWATLEQRRKAFKETDSIYDGDALFVSIDKTNRLFCFGHRGGDKGPRMIYSFDEVAGYESDAPDDLTVTETKGGIGRAVIGAAVAGPVGAIVGAATAKTETRKGSRSKENVSIRFTLPLGETSLPTTVYPGGMTAFLKRCKVSQEKPQVAAPAASSVADELLKFKQLLDMGAITEAEYNAKKAQLLGL; encoded by the coding sequence ATGGCAAATACCTGTCCTGTATGCGGCGGCAAGCTGGGTTTGCTGAACCGTGAGAAAAGCGCGGACGGTCTGATCTGCGCCGGATGTAGCAGTTTCTTCTTTTCAAAACTGGGATTTCGGGCTGCAAAGCAACCGACAGATGTTCTTGTGGCTTACTGGGCCACACTAGAACAGCGTCGGAAGGCGTTCAAAGAAACCGATTCCATCTATGATGGTGATGCGCTCTTTGTGTCCATTGACAAAACCAACCGGCTGTTTTGTTTTGGGCACCGCGGCGGTGATAAAGGCCCTCGCATGATCTACAGCTTTGATGAAGTCGCCGGTTACGAATCTGACGCGCCAGACGATTTGACGGTGACAGAGACCAAAGGCGGCATTGGCCGGGCCGTGATCGGTGCAGCCGTTGCCGGTCCTGTGGGTGCAATTGTGGGCGCTGCCACCGCCAAAACAGAGACCCGCAAAGGTAGCCGCAGCAAAGAAAACGTGTCCATCCGTTTTACGCTCCCTCTTGGAGAAACCAGTCTGCCGACAACGGTTTATCCCGGCGGCATGACCGCTTTTCTCAAGAGATGCAAAGTCAGCCAGGAGAAGCCACAGGTCGCCGCTCCAGCTGCATCCAGCGTTGCTGACGAGCTTTTGAAGTTTAAGCAGCTGCTGGATATGGGAGCCATTACGGAAGCGGAGTACAACGCCAAGAAAGCCCAACTGCTGGGCTTGTGA
- a CDS encoding YitT family protein, translating into MEAIKNGLCKNLTPAQLWSGARFFLLLNLSLIICAAALNFYCAPNHFVFGGTTGLSVVLATCFPALSVSTFMWITNAVLDVLGCVFLGIKAMGWTLYSSFMLSFYSSMCEKLFPMSQPLTDDTLLELCFAVALPALASGIVFNIGASTGGTEIVAMILHKYIKVEIGRALLLSDIGTVLFAACIYGPQTGMYCVLGLIGRSTIVDTAIESLNLRKVCTVITSRPEPIRRFVTETLGRTATQQDATGVYTGEPRTMIMVALTRRQAGLLRDFLRREDPEAFLTIVNSSEIIGKGFQSV; encoded by the coding sequence ATGGAAGCAATCAAGAACGGTCTGTGCAAAAACCTGACCCCGGCACAGCTGTGGAGCGGCGCACGGTTTTTTCTGCTGCTGAATCTGAGCCTGATCATTTGTGCGGCGGCACTGAACTTTTACTGCGCCCCCAACCACTTTGTATTTGGCGGCACCACAGGTCTTTCCGTTGTGCTGGCTACCTGCTTTCCGGCGTTGAGCGTCAGCACCTTTATGTGGATCACCAATGCGGTGCTGGATGTGCTGGGCTGCGTCTTTCTGGGGATAAAGGCCATGGGATGGACGCTGTACTCCTCCTTCATGCTCAGCTTTTACTCCAGTATGTGCGAAAAGCTGTTTCCCATGTCCCAGCCTTTAACGGATGACACCTTGCTGGAGCTGTGCTTTGCGGTGGCGCTGCCGGCCCTTGCCAGCGGCATCGTATTCAACATCGGGGCATCCACCGGCGGAACCGAGATCGTGGCGATGATCTTACACAAGTACATCAAGGTGGAGATCGGCAGGGCTCTTCTGCTCAGCGATATCGGCACGGTGCTGTTTGCGGCTTGCATTTACGGCCCGCAGACCGGGATGTACTGCGTGCTGGGGCTCATCGGGCGCAGCACCATCGTGGATACCGCCATCGAGAGCCTGAACCTCCGCAAGGTGTGTACGGTCATCACCTCAAGGCCGGAGCCCATCCGGCGTTTCGTTACGGAAACACTGGGGCGCACAGCGACCCAGCAGGACGCCACCGGCGTGTACACCGGCGAGCCCCGCACCATGATCATGGTGGCGCTGACCCGGCGGCAGGCAGGGCTGCTGCGGGATTTCCTGCGCCGGGAGGACCCGGAGGCCTTTCTGACCATTGTTAACTCCAGCGAGATCATCGGCAAAGGATTCCAGTCTGTCTGA
- a CDS encoding DUF6061 family protein: MTKLLSCRYNMDSNRVEARFKDGTTVAIDCIAIENEYGNTPAQRAELDWLLYNKPLEYAQMVLRGEMEHYLSLGCDHGRLED; this comes from the coding sequence ATGACGAAATTGCTTTCCTGCCGCTACAACATGGACAGCAACCGGGTGGAAGCCCGGTTCAAGGATGGCACCACCGTTGCCATCGACTGCATCGCCATTGAGAACGAGTACGGCAACACCCCGGCACAGCGGGCAGAGCTGGATTGGCTGCTGTACAACAAGCCGCTGGAATATGCACAGATGGTGCTGAGAGGGGAGATGGAGCACTACCTGTCGCTGGGATGTGACCATGGCAGGCTGGAGGATTGA
- a CDS encoding DnaB-like helicase C-terminal domain-containing protein, with the protein MNTPKILLGALLIKPDLAPYSLPELEIEYFPADLQPVFVALSGFWNATGKLDAVEICARYPEQSTAIVECAQACEAECIRITRESVESWTQVIREQAALTQFQSLALQAGSSLTTFADLPDLYSRMGEALTLDREERDFKPIGELVASYIRKLDEKPMYIPSGIPVLDKYLKLSPGNLFIIGGRPSAGKTALSLQMACEQARRGLRVCYFSLETDSDTLAARIIANRLAAPLADVKAKRVPQSELDDLADLHKLPLYIRSASGKGVGWAKAQAQRMKAQVVFIDYLQLLSDGKAKDRYQQITGISIALHELAQTTGILVVALAQLNRNAAHSAPSAADLKESGQLEQDADAILLLSDDGEQYQAVLAKNKEGRVGEIPLTFDKPRQRFLAVTSELERR; encoded by the coding sequence CACCCTATTCTCTGCCGGAACTGGAAATCGAATATTTCCCGGCTGACCTTCAACCAGTGTTCGTCGCCCTGTCTGGCTTTTGGAATGCGACCGGGAAGCTGGACGCTGTGGAGATTTGCGCCCGATATCCAGAGCAGAGCACGGCCATTGTGGAATGCGCACAGGCGTGTGAAGCCGAGTGCATCCGCATAACCCGTGAAAGCGTGGAGAGCTGGACGCAGGTCATTCGGGAGCAGGCCGCTTTGACGCAGTTCCAGAGTCTGGCCCTGCAGGCAGGCAGCAGCCTGACCACCTTTGCAGACCTGCCTGACCTGTATTCCCGGATGGGTGAGGCACTGACCCTTGACCGGGAAGAACGGGATTTTAAGCCTATCGGGGAGCTGGTAGCCAGCTACATCCGCAAACTGGATGAAAAACCGATGTACATTCCCAGCGGCATTCCGGTGCTGGACAAGTACCTCAAGCTGTCCCCGGGTAACTTGTTTATCATCGGCGGCAGACCCAGCGCAGGCAAAACGGCCTTATCCTTGCAAATGGCCTGCGAACAGGCCCGGCGGGGGCTGAGAGTGTGTTATTTCTCGCTGGAAACCGACTCGGATACTCTTGCCGCCCGCATCATTGCGAACCGTCTGGCGGCCCCGCTGGCCGATGTGAAGGCCAAGCGAGTACCACAGTCTGAACTTGACGACCTTGCAGATCTGCACAAATTGCCGCTGTACATCCGTTCAGCGTCCGGCAAGGGTGTTGGATGGGCAAAGGCACAGGCGCAGCGGATGAAAGCGCAGGTCGTTTTTATCGATTACTTGCAACTGCTTTCTGACGGCAAGGCCAAAGACCGATACCAGCAGATAACGGGTATTTCCATTGCCCTGCATGAGCTGGCACAGACCACCGGAATCTTGGTGGTAGCTCTGGCTCAGCTCAACCGCAACGCCGCCCACAGTGCCCCCTCTGCCGCCGATCTGAAGGAATCTGGCCAGTTGGAACAGGACGCAGACGCTATCCTGCTTCTTTCGGACGATGGAGAGCAATATCAAGCCGTCCTAGCGAAAAACAAAGAGGGCCGTGTGGGTGAGATCCCCCTGACCTTCGACAAGCCCCGCCAACGTTTTCTCGCTGTCACAAGCGAGTTAGAAAGAAGGTGA